Below is a window of Syntrophales bacterium DNA.
TAGCGGCGGGTGTCTACCTGGTGGGAGGCCCCTCTGTTTCGCATCCGGAAGAGGCCACGGCGTTTCTCCTGGACTGTGAAACACAACTGGTCATGATCGACGCGGGGGCCGGCCGGTCGGCCTTCCGCTCCGCTATCGAGGCATGGAAAGAATCCATGAACAGGCTCCTGGATATGGAGGCCGATATCCTCTGTGAGGGTCATTTCGGCATCTTTACATCGAAACGTGCTGTCAGGTCCTGTATTGAAAGGCAATTGCGTCAAAACTGACGGTCAGACCCGCTTTTCCGCCACCAGGCGAGCGAAATGCTCAAAGGACCGATCATAGGTTCTTTCGGCGTCTTTCGGAAAGAAACATCCCGGAATCTCCCGCTTCTTCAGATGATACATGACGCAGTCACAGCACATACCCTTTCTGGAGCAGGGGTCGTACGTGCAGATGCAGAGTTCGAGATTTTTTTCTTTTTTACACTCCACGAAGAATACCTCCCTTGGAAACGGTGAATGTGCGGGAATGATAGAACAGAGGAAGCCCGCGGTCAAGAGGCGCCACCATGGCCGGCTTGCGAACGTCTGGTTTTTCACGGATTTGATTGTCCGTGACATAACAGGACCGGGGGGAAGTTTCGGCTTGAAACATGCCGCCGGGAGGACTACACTGAAGCATCGTGTTTCGTGAAGCGAAACGCGAAACAGCGGAACCGTCACGGTTTCGT
It encodes the following:
- a CDS encoding DUF6485 family protein, coding for MECKKEKNLELCICTYDPCSRKGMCCDCVMYHLKKREIPGCFFPKDAERTYDRSFEHFARLVAEKRV